Proteins co-encoded in one Synechococcus elongatus PCC 6301 genomic window:
- a CDS encoding PilN domain-containing protein, whose translation MAVQISKIEQAGKKVTLQGSSSNYDSVNDLLLTLQQSRFFTASSLRIEEAKLGATPTQNTGENSPKLSNVNYRIVGELSDVPTTDLLQNLRQLDAQGLAARLQGLVNQGVLKP comes from the coding sequence GTGGCAGTTCAGATCAGCAAGATTGAGCAGGCGGGCAAGAAGGTCACCCTACAGGGCAGTTCTTCTAACTACGACTCGGTCAATGACCTGCTGCTGACCTTGCAGCAGTCGCGTTTCTTTACAGCTAGCAGCCTGCGGATTGAAGAGGCGAAATTAGGCGCTACCCCTACTCAAAATACAGGGGAGAACAGTCCTAAGCTGTCGAATGTGAACTATCGCATTGTCGGTGAGCTCAGCGACGTTCCCACGACGGATCTCTTGCAAAATCTCCGTCAGCTCGATGCTCAAGGTCTTGCTGCTCGCCTGCAGGGATTAGTGAACCAAGGGGTACTGAAGCCATGA